In a genomic window of Nostoc sp. UHCC 0870:
- a CDS encoding response regulator produces the protein MISNNILDEFKSCTQLQYNGQLILSSPKKHQWTFYYRLGRIVWATGGTNPFRRWRRLMAQHCPQIDVDKIQLRKQDVATNYWDYRLLEILYKKQKIQREQIHAIVENTLAELLFDLAQQTKFVAVECDRNQEAILETPMSFTSADVSMKQMQDSWNLWTQAGLANLFPDLAPVIRRPEQLQELVSPPVYKNFVTLINGKLTLRELAARMKQNVLPVSRSLLPYVLKGIIELVEVPDLPLVLTEPPNNSISAQPKKAHAPLVACVDDSPQVCKMMEEIITSHGLRFIKIQDAIQALPILIQEKPDLIFLDLIMPVASGYEICTQLRRISTFANTPVIILTGNDGLLDRVRAKVVGSTDFLTKPVATDKVMSIVRKYLPVNSSSTTKSNSNLEVFHQGIA, from the coding sequence ATGATATCAAATAACATTTTAGATGAATTTAAAAGCTGCACTCAACTGCAATATAATGGGCAGTTGATTCTAAGTAGTCCAAAAAAACATCAATGGACTTTCTACTATCGATTAGGACGGATAGTTTGGGCAACAGGAGGAACGAATCCTTTTCGGCGATGGCGTAGACTTATGGCTCAACATTGCCCGCAAATTGATGTAGATAAAATTCAGTTACGTAAGCAAGACGTAGCAACTAATTATTGGGACTATCGTCTTTTGGAAATTTTGTATAAAAAACAAAAAATTCAAAGAGAACAAATTCACGCTATTGTGGAAAACACTTTAGCAGAACTTTTATTTGACCTAGCACAGCAGACAAAGTTTGTTGCGGTTGAGTGCGATCGCAATCAAGAAGCAATTTTAGAAACGCCCATGAGTTTCACCAGTGCAGATGTGTCGATGAAACAAATGCAAGACTCATGGAATCTTTGGACACAAGCTGGTCTAGCAAATCTTTTTCCTGACTTAGCACCAGTCATTAGAAGACCAGAACAACTACAAGAGTTAGTCAGTCCGCCAGTATACAAAAACTTTGTAACTTTGATTAATGGCAAACTGACACTGCGAGAATTAGCAGCCAGAATGAAACAAAATGTTTTACCTGTCTCTCGTTCCTTGCTTCCCTATGTCCTCAAAGGCATCATCGAATTAGTTGAAGTACCTGATTTACCTTTAGTTTTAACAGAACCTCCAAATAACTCTATCTCTGCACAGCCAAAAAAAGCTCATGCTCCATTGGTAGCTTGTGTAGATGATAGCCCTCAAGTCTGTAAAATGATGGAGGAGATTATTACCTCACATGGACTGAGGTTTATCAAAATTCAAGATGCTATACAGGCTTTGCCAATTCTAATTCAGGAAAAACCAGACCTGATTTTTCTAGATTTGATTATGCCTGTCGCTAGTGGCTACGAAATCTGCACACAGTTACGCCGTATTTCTACTTTTGCCAATACTCCTGTGATTATTTTAACGGGTAATGATGGACTATTAGATAGAGTGCGTGCTAAAGTAGTCGGCTCTACGGATTTTCTCACTAAACCTGTGGCTACAGATAAAGTTATGAGCATTGTACGTAAGTATTTGCCTGTAAACTCTTCATCTACAACCAAAAGTAACTCAAATTTAGAGGTTTTTCATCAAGGTATAGCTTGA
- a CDS encoding response regulator transcription factor has protein sequence MATVLVIEDGLTDMEILTRYLQQAGCSVISATSSEEAQIKMDNNRPDLIFLDVILPGKSGFEICRELKNNPDTSKIPVVFCSTKNSDVDKIWGNMLGAEAYLSKPINQEELALTLKKFFN, from the coding sequence ATGGCTACTGTTTTAGTTATTGAAGATGGCTTGACTGATATGGAAATCCTCACTCGTTATTTACAACAAGCAGGTTGTTCTGTCATTAGTGCAACAAGCAGTGAAGAAGCTCAAATCAAAATGGATAATAATAGACCAGATTTAATATTTCTGGATGTAATTTTGCCCGGTAAAAGTGGATTTGAAATTTGTCGAGAACTCAAAAATAACCCTGATACTAGCAAAATACCTGTAGTATTCTGTTCTACCAAAAATAGTGATGTAGATAAAATTTGGGGAAATATGCTAGGTGCAGAAGCTTATCTTTCTAAACCAATTAATCAGGAAGAGTTAGCATTAACACTAAAGAAATTTTTTAATTAA
- a CDS encoding chemotaxis protein CheW, producing MEKQDKFLSFNLGVRDTAVISLKQITEVLQISLGDICVVPQMPSYILGLYNWRDEMLWLVDLDEMLGYPPLSQTANMLVKMMAIVLEENGKYLGLLVRQLMDIEWLDTDQMKAPSGELFSPSLSPFLQGYFINDDEKMMLNLDAEAILHSPVYTHHS from the coding sequence TTGGAGAAGCAGGATAAATTTTTAAGTTTTAATTTGGGAGTTCGAGATACAGCAGTAATTTCCTTGAAGCAAATCACAGAAGTTTTGCAAATATCTTTGGGGGATATATGTGTTGTACCTCAGATGCCTAGTTATATTTTGGGTCTTTATAACTGGCGTGATGAAATGCTGTGGTTAGTAGATTTAGATGAAATGCTTGGTTATCCACCATTGTCACAAACAGCAAATATGCTGGTAAAAATGATGGCAATTGTACTAGAGGAGAATGGTAAATATTTGGGTTTATTAGTAAGGCAGTTGATGGATATTGAGTGGCTAGATACGGATCAAATGAAAGCACCATCTGGGGAATTATTCTCTCCATCACTATCGCCTTTCTTACAAGGATATTTTATTAATGATGATGAGAAAATGATGTTAAATCTTGATGCTGAGGCTATTCTTCATTCTCCTGTATATACTCATCATAGTTAG
- a CDS encoding GAF domain-containing protein, with translation MAITYHKNNGNENSLAKVAPIENTKDNVNLNDTPHQETSEAIAQEFRAWRQQLQDIITHMRQASDLDMVLKVTVAKVREKISCDRALIYQFNSADSGTVLAESRNLGWTPALGEIIPSIMFGLHTNYDYVEPISIDDVNQIQLTPYQKQLLDKFQIKDSLSLPIILAGKVWGLLAINSCAGARQWQEVEITLLSQVTTELTHRLQTFEFHRELQLHTQSKQSLGKVIDKILRTSNIDKIFQTTTQEVRQLFKCDRVGLYRFNPDWGGEFVAESVGNGWVKLVGPGLKTTWEDSYLQDTQGGRYRHQENFIVNDIYKTNHSPCHLEILEQFEVKAYIIVPVFTGEKLWGLLAAYQNSGSREWQSWEVDFLTQIGLQFGVAIAHAEYLEQMRMQSEQLIQIAEKEKAFTKIVNRIHQAQDVDSIFRATTQEVRQSLKCDRVVVYQFTPDWGGVFVAESVGQGWTKLASPDLKTVLNDTYLQDTKGGKYVRGENCVVNDIYTIGLTGCHIDILEAFEAKAYIIVPIFFDDKLWGLLAAYQNSSSREWQSWEVNFLTQIAAQFSLAKSQLDYLEEVRIKTEKLTQIADQEKAFTKIVNRIRQALDLEEIFKISTQEVRQLLKCDRVAIFRFNPNWGGVFVAESVGHNWVKLVGPNLQTAWEDTYIQETQGGRYAKGESYVVNDVYQAGHAACHLEILEQFEVRGYIIVPIFFGEQLWGLLAAYQNSGPRDWEESQVALLARIGDQLGLALQQTEYLQKLQTQSTQLAEAAARDKAAKELLQQRSIQLLMAVRPALNGDLTVRAPITEDELGTIADAYNNTLQALRQIVLQVQTSAGKVAQTSSTSNTSLAGLNNLAQQQSDEINLALGEIQQMLNATQAVVASAELVQVAVKQANQTVESGDAAMNQTVQAIQAIRETVAQTSKKIKRLGESSQKISKVVNLISNFATQTNVLALNAAIEATRAGEYGKGFAVVADEVRSLSRQSAAATIEIEKLVQEIQEETGEVAVAMEAGIQQVVEGTNFVSQTRQNLNAIVSATAEISQLIHQITDATQKQMGQSVSVTNSMKDVAEIANKTFGESQEIAAVFQDLSNMAQDLLTTASKFKVS, from the coding sequence ATGGCAATCACATATCATAAAAATAATGGGAATGAGAATTCCCTCGCTAAAGTAGCACCAATAGAAAACACAAAAGATAATGTTAATTTAAACGATACTCCTCATCAAGAAACATCTGAGGCGATCGCACAGGAATTTAGAGCTTGGCGACAGCAGTTACAAGATATCATCACTCATATGCGTCAAGCATCTGATTTAGATATGGTCTTGAAGGTAACTGTCGCGAAAGTTAGAGAAAAAATTAGTTGCGATCGCGCCTTAATTTATCAATTTAACTCTGCTGATTCCGGCACAGTTTTAGCAGAATCTAGAAACTTGGGTTGGACTCCTGCTTTGGGTGAAATTATCCCCAGCATTATGTTTGGATTACATACAAATTATGACTATGTAGAACCCATCTCAATTGATGATGTTAACCAAATACAACTAACTCCCTATCAAAAACAGCTGCTAGATAAATTTCAAATTAAGGATAGTTTAAGTTTACCTATTATCTTGGCTGGTAAAGTTTGGGGACTGTTGGCTATTAATAGTTGTGCTGGTGCTAGACAATGGCAAGAAGTAGAAATTACCTTACTATCTCAAGTTACAACAGAATTAACTCATAGGTTACAGACATTTGAATTTCATCGAGAATTGCAACTACACACCCAGTCTAAACAATCATTAGGCAAGGTCATTGATAAGATTTTGAGGACATCAAACATTGATAAAATATTTCAAACCACCACTCAAGAAGTCCGCCAATTATTTAAATGCGATCGCGTAGGTCTTTATCGCTTCAATCCTGATTGGGGTGGGGAATTTGTGGCGGAATCTGTAGGTAATGGTTGGGTGAAACTAGTAGGGCCAGGACTCAAAACAACTTGGGAAGATAGTTACCTCCAAGACACCCAAGGGGGACGGTATCGCCATCAAGAAAACTTTATAGTTAACGATATCTATAAAACCAATCATTCTCCTTGTCACCTAGAGATTTTAGAACAATTTGAAGTCAAAGCTTATATTATCGTTCCCGTATTTACCGGGGAGAAATTATGGGGTTTATTGGCAGCATATCAAAACTCTGGCTCTCGTGAATGGCAATCATGGGAAGTTGACTTTTTGACTCAGATTGGCTTGCAATTTGGTGTTGCTATTGCTCATGCAGAATACCTAGAACAAATGCGGATGCAATCTGAACAACTGATTCAAATTGCGGAAAAAGAAAAAGCCTTCACCAAAATAGTTAACCGTATTCACCAAGCGCAAGATGTAGATAGTATATTTAGAGCCACCACCCAAGAAGTGCGCCAATCCCTAAAATGCGATCGCGTGGTTGTTTATCAGTTCACGCCAGACTGGGGTGGTGTGTTTGTGGCTGAGTCAGTTGGTCAAGGTTGGACAAAATTAGCAAGTCCCGATCTCAAAACTGTTTTAAACGATACCTACCTCCAAGATACGAAGGGGGGTAAGTATGTTAGAGGAGAAAATTGTGTCGTCAATGATATCTATACAATCGGTTTAACTGGTTGTCATATTGACATATTGGAAGCATTTGAAGCTAAAGCTTACATCATAGTTCCCATCTTTTTTGATGATAAATTATGGGGCTTACTAGCCGCTTATCAAAATTCTAGTTCTCGTGAATGGCAATCCTGGGAAGTTAACTTTTTAACCCAAATTGCCGCTCAATTTAGCCTGGCTAAATCACAACTAGATTATCTAGAAGAAGTGCGAATCAAAACTGAAAAGTTAACTCAAATAGCAGACCAAGAAAAAGCCTTTACCAAGATAGTTAACCGTATCCGCCAAGCTTTAGATTTAGAAGAAATCTTTAAAATTAGTACCCAAGAAGTACGGCAATTATTGAAATGCGATCGTGTTGCTATTTTTCGCTTCAACCCAAATTGGGGCGGGGTATTTGTGGCTGAGTCAGTCGGTCATAATTGGGTGAAATTAGTAGGTCCTAATCTTCAAACAGCTTGGGAAGATACTTATATCCAAGAAACGCAAGGGGGTCGATATGCCAAAGGTGAAAGCTATGTTGTTAATGATGTCTATCAAGCTGGTCATGCAGCCTGTCACCTAGAGATTTTAGAGCAGTTTGAAGTTAGAGGTTATATCATCGTTCCCATTTTCTTTGGAGAACAATTATGGGGACTATTAGCAGCCTATCAAAATTCCGGCCCTCGTGATTGGGAAGAGTCACAAGTCGCCTTGTTAGCCAGAATTGGCGACCAACTAGGACTCGCACTACAACAAACCGAATACTTGCAAAAACTCCAGACGCAATCAACCCAACTTGCAGAAGCAGCCGCACGGGATAAAGCAGCTAAGGAATTACTACAACAGCGTTCTATTCAACTACTGATGGCTGTCAGACCTGCTCTCAACGGTGATTTAACAGTACGTGCGCCGATTACAGAAGATGAATTAGGTACAATTGCGGATGCTTATAACAACACCCTGCAAGCACTGCGGCAAATTGTACTGCAAGTACAAACATCTGCTGGTAAAGTTGCCCAAACTTCCAGCACAAGTAATACTTCCCTCGCAGGGTTGAATAATTTAGCCCAACAACAGTCTGACGAAATTAATCTGGCTTTGGGTGAGATTCAACAGATGCTCAATGCGACCCAAGCCGTGGTAGCTAGTGCAGAGTTAGTACAAGTAGCCGTCAAACAAGCCAACCAAACCGTTGAGTCTGGTGATGCAGCTATGAACCAGACAGTGCAAGCCATCCAAGCGATTCGTGAAACTGTAGCCCAAACCAGCAAAAAGATTAAACGCCTGGGTGAGTCTTCACAGAAAATTTCCAAAGTAGTGAATTTGATTAGTAACTTTGCGACTCAGACAAACGTACTAGCTTTGAACGCCGCCATTGAAGCCACACGCGCCGGGGAATACGGTAAAGGCTTTGCAGTGGTCGCCGATGAAGTCCGTTCCTTGTCTCGCCAATCAGCCGCCGCCACCATTGAAATTGAAAAATTAGTCCAGGAGATTCAAGAGGAAACTGGAGAAGTGGCGGTAGCAATGGAAGCTGGGATTCAGCAGGTAGTAGAAGGTACAAACTTTGTTAGTCAAACTAGACAAAACTTAAATGCGATCGTTTCTGCAACTGCGGAAATTAGTCAATTAATTCACCAGATTACTGATGCGACACAAAAGCAAATGGGGCAATCAGTATCTGTCACTAATTCCATGAAAGATGTTGCAGAAATTGCTAACAAAACTTTTGGCGAATCCCAAGAAATTGCTGCTGTATTTCAGGACTTATCAAATATGGCACAAGATTTATTAACAACCGCTAGTAAGTTTAAAGTTAGTTAA